From the genome of Sphingobium sp. JS3065, one region includes:
- a CDS encoding Hsp20/alpha crystallin family protein translates to MTDFRSLIPFGRSTIFRSGFDPFTDLRKEMDRLSDDFGRGWLTTSGDGGSRGFNLPRVDIAETDKGLELTAELPGFDEQDVSLDVQDDVLTIKAEHKEDREEKDEKKNYHLIERSRGSYLRRVALPFEADADKASAHLEKGLLKVIVPRLATEQSKPRQIPVGSK, encoded by the coding sequence ATGACCGATTTCCGTTCCCTCATCCCCTTTGGCCGCAGCACTATCTTCCGCAGCGGCTTTGATCCCTTTACCGATCTGCGCAAGGAAATGGATCGCCTAAGCGACGATTTCGGCCGGGGCTGGCTCACCACCAGCGGCGATGGCGGCAGCAGGGGCTTCAACCTCCCCCGCGTCGACATCGCGGAAACAGACAAGGGCCTTGAATTGACCGCCGAACTGCCGGGCTTCGACGAACAGGATGTATCGCTCGACGTGCAGGACGATGTCCTCACCATCAAGGCCGAGCATAAGGAAGACCGCGAGGAGAAGGATGAAAAGAAGAATTATCATCTGATCGAGCGCAGCCGGGGAAGCTATCTGCGCCGCGTCGCCCTACCGTTCGAAGCGGATGCGGACAAGGCCAGCGCCCATTTGGAAAAAGGCCTGCTGAAGGTCATCGTCCCTCGTCTCGCCACGGAACAGAGCAAGCCGCGCCAGATTCCGGTTGGATCGAAATAG
- a CDS encoding efflux RND transporter periplasmic adaptor subunit, with product MKRIALWLLPLALVAATAAWWLLAGRAQEVELAPVRIGHAVELVYATGFVEARQPVSVSARLTAPVRQVLADEAQRVVRGQPLVLLDDEEQRHALQQAAAQRRFAQQDEQRTLSLFAKGWVTRAARDSAVAAADGARASEKSASARLDQMIVRSGIDGIVLRKDVEPGDLASPGRILMTLGDPSRIWITATIDERDVARVHAGQEALMSSDAWPGRVLRGHVREVTPGGDPEQRAFRARIVTNGAVALPLGLTLEVNIVTRRAQRALLAPASAIEDGKVWIVRGHRVHAKTVRTGIAGTSDVQILSGLSRDDMVVKMPEGKLKDDMRVRVRQ from the coding sequence ATGAAACGCATCGCGCTCTGGCTGTTGCCGCTCGCGCTGGTCGCGGCGACCGCGGCATGGTGGTTGCTCGCGGGCCGGGCGCAGGAGGTGGAGCTTGCGCCCGTCCGCATCGGCCATGCGGTCGAGCTGGTCTATGCGACCGGCTTTGTTGAGGCGCGACAACCCGTGTCGGTCTCCGCCCGCCTCACCGCTCCGGTCCGCCAAGTCCTCGCCGACGAAGCGCAGCGCGTCGTGCGCGGCCAGCCGCTCGTCCTTCTCGATGACGAGGAACAGCGACACGCGCTACAGCAGGCAGCGGCCCAACGCCGCTTCGCGCAGCAGGACGAACAGCGCACGCTCTCGCTCTTCGCGAAAGGATGGGTCACCCGCGCCGCTCGGGATTCGGCTGTCGCCGCCGCCGACGGCGCGAGGGCGTCGGAGAAAAGCGCCAGCGCCCGGCTCGACCAGATGATCGTGCGATCGGGCATAGATGGCATCGTCTTGCGTAAGGACGTGGAGCCAGGCGACCTCGCAAGCCCCGGCCGCATCCTGATGACGCTGGGCGATCCTTCCCGCATCTGGATCACGGCCACCATAGACGAACGCGACGTCGCCCGCGTCCATGCCGGTCAGGAAGCTTTGATGTCGAGCGACGCCTGGCCCGGCCGAGTGCTGCGCGGTCATGTCCGGGAAGTAACACCGGGCGGCGATCCTGAACAGCGCGCCTTTCGCGCCCGCATCGTGACGAACGGCGCAGTGGCGCTGCCGCTGGGCCTGACGTTGGAGGTCAACATCGTCACGCGCAGGGCGCAACGAGCGCTACTGGCGCCAGCGAGCGCGATTGAAGACGGCAAGGTCTGGATCGTTCGCGGCCACCGCGTTCATGCGAAAACTGTCCGCACCGGGATTGCCGGGACCAGCGACGTTCAAATCCTCTCCGGGTTGTCGCGCGATGACATGGTGGTTAAAATGCCGGAGGGGAAGCTCAAGGACGATATGCGCGTTCGGGTGCGGCAATGA
- a CDS encoding ABC transporter permease translates to MIGQLRLLASVAARHLVGRRRQTIVAVSGVAVGVGFFLAVSAMMIGSQNDFIKTLIDAAPHIIISDELRSPPPQPGVSLYKGAAVDLRHYKVRNEVRGLKGWAEILRTVNALPGAIGSPSLSGAITLRSGGREEALTIVGVDPAIEEKVSTIQDQLRVGRLRDLESTQGGIIIGEEMARRLGLGVGDVVGATSASAKSRSLRIVGLFKRGQTQISSGLGYVLLREAQSLLGRPFIINRIGVRLSDPYEAEPISRRLEARYAYKAESWQERSADFLSLLVTRNVIMYSVVSAILLVASFGIYTVVSNSVSDKRRDIAIMRSMGFSERDLQLIFVFEGLALALIGIIAGWLLGYGLMAILGSLKFPIAGEDQRLPLDRSARQYAIAAAASLLSGVIAAWLPARKAARVDPVDILRGAV, encoded by the coding sequence ATGATCGGTCAGCTACGGCTGCTGGCCAGCGTCGCCGCCCGTCACCTTGTCGGCCGCCGCCGCCAGACCATCGTCGCGGTGAGCGGCGTGGCCGTCGGCGTCGGCTTCTTTCTCGCCGTTTCCGCCATGATGATCGGCAGCCAGAATGACTTCATCAAGACGCTGATCGACGCCGCCCCGCATATCATCATTTCCGACGAGCTGCGCAGCCCGCCGCCCCAGCCTGGCGTCAGTCTTTACAAGGGCGCGGCAGTCGATCTTCGCCACTACAAGGTCCGCAACGAGGTGCGCGGGCTTAAAGGCTGGGCGGAGATATTGCGCACCGTCAACGCGCTGCCCGGGGCCATCGGCTCGCCTAGTCTCAGCGGCGCGATAACGCTGCGCAGCGGCGGACGCGAGGAAGCGCTCACCATCGTCGGCGTCGATCCCGCGATCGAGGAAAAGGTCAGCACCATCCAGGACCAACTGCGCGTCGGAAGGCTGCGCGACCTGGAAAGCACGCAAGGCGGCATCATCATCGGTGAGGAAATGGCCCGGCGGCTTGGCCTTGGCGTGGGTGACGTGGTTGGGGCGACCTCTGCTTCGGCAAAGAGCCGGTCGCTCCGCATCGTCGGCCTGTTCAAGCGCGGCCAGACGCAGATTTCATCGGGGCTGGGCTATGTCCTGCTGAGGGAAGCACAATCGCTGCTTGGCCGTCCATTCATCATCAACCGCATCGGCGTACGCCTTTCCGACCCCTATGAGGCCGAACCGATCAGCCGCCGCCTGGAGGCGCGCTACGCCTACAAGGCGGAAAGCTGGCAGGAGCGTTCCGCCGACTTTCTCTCCCTGCTCGTGACCCGCAACGTCATCATGTACAGCGTCGTGTCGGCCATCCTGCTGGTCGCCAGCTTCGGCATCTATACGGTCGTGTCCAACAGCGTGTCGGACAAAAGGCGAGACATCGCGATCATGCGATCCATGGGCTTTTCAGAGCGCGATCTTCAACTGATCTTCGTGTTCGAGGGTCTGGCTCTGGCATTGATCGGCATCATCGCCGGATGGTTGCTCGGCTACGGACTGATGGCCATCCTAGGCTCGCTCAAATTCCCCATCGCCGGGGAAGACCAACGTCTTCCGCTTGATCGCTCCGCCCGCCAGTACGCAATCGCTGCGGCCGCCTCCCTGCTCTCAGGCGTAATCGCCGCATGGTTGCCTGCGCGCAAAGCCGCGCGGGTCGATCCGGTCGACATATTGCGGGGCGCGGTATGA
- a CDS encoding ABC transporter ATP-binding protein produces the protein MSAIIEVEGVSRSLPGTPPVTLVADVSLSIQPATFVAIVGPSGCGKSSLLYLLGLLDRPTEGNVLFNGRDMNALRGDARAQIRLASFGFVFQFHFLLPEFTALENVMLPMRRLGKFSLGEIQAKAQALLEGMGLGEKSAKTPDRLSGGERQRVAIARAIANDPALVLGDEPTGNLDSQNSARVVEMFRNLAHDQGRAVVCVTHDPDVAAAADVQISMLDGRIKETSVRPR, from the coding sequence ATGAGCGCGATTATAGAAGTTGAGGGCGTTTCCCGTAGCCTTCCGGGCACGCCTCCCGTCACGCTGGTCGCTGACGTTTCCCTATCCATCCAGCCTGCGACCTTTGTCGCGATCGTGGGACCGTCCGGCTGCGGCAAGTCCTCGCTGCTCTATCTCCTTGGTCTGCTGGACCGTCCAACAGAGGGCAATGTGCTGTTCAACGGACGGGACATGAATGCATTGCGCGGCGACGCGCGCGCCCAAATCCGGCTGGCAAGCTTCGGTTTCGTCTTCCAGTTCCATTTTCTTCTGCCAGAATTCACGGCGCTCGAAAATGTCATGCTGCCCATGCGCAGGCTCGGCAAATTTTCGCTTGGCGAGATACAGGCCAAGGCGCAAGCGCTGCTTGAGGGCATGGGTCTTGGAGAGAAAAGCGCGAAGACCCCCGATCGCCTGTCTGGCGGTGAGCGCCAGCGCGTCGCCATCGCCCGCGCCATCGCCAATGATCCGGCGCTGGTGCTGGGGGACGAACCCACAGGCAATCTCGACAGCCAGAACAGCGCCCGCGTGGTCGAGATGTTTCGCAACCTTGCCCATGATCAGGGCCGCGCGGTCGTCTGCGTCACCCATGATCCCGATGTCGCGGCGGCGGCCGATGTGCAAATCTCCATGCTGGACGGCCGTATCAAGGAAACGAGCGTGAGGCCGCGATGA
- a CDS encoding MgtC/SapB family protein encodes MTAGVSPSIIQPYMPLLAAIAIGLLIGMQRGWAQRSFGTGRRVAGFRTFGLIGLIGGIGGLAPDMMAAALAIGVAAVLTAGYVRSVDQDHLSATTTLAGILTFAASFCATRFSPVLGLAIGGATFAMLSARQSMHALLRGMDDQEIEGVSRFLLVSLVILPLLPDRAMGPYEAWNPRNIWLVVVFVIGLSFAGYALSRRLGQGRSILLVALTGAIVSSTAVTAEYARRLRDEPTIRGPLAAGIAIASIVMFVRVQLLALALIPRALPTLALTMAPATFVAILFALFAFRHHRGDSAKVSIANPLGFGPALILAAMVIVLSLVARWALHHFGQQGMAVVLTLTGISDVDAAVITMSGLPAHMLNDRTAGLSLGGAVLANTLAKAIMTVVIGWGHGGVRASIPLFAALGTAAASILAWAIVI; translated from the coding sequence ATGACTGCTGGCGTCAGCCCCTCGATCATACAGCCTTATATGCCACTGCTGGCCGCCATAGCCATCGGATTGCTGATCGGCATGCAAAGGGGCTGGGCGCAAAGATCTTTCGGCACCGGCCGCCGCGTAGCCGGTTTTCGCACCTTCGGGCTGATCGGCCTGATCGGCGGTATCGGGGGTCTGGCGCCGGACATGATGGCCGCCGCGCTCGCGATCGGCGTGGCGGCGGTGCTGACCGCAGGCTATGTCCGCAGCGTGGATCAGGACCACCTGTCGGCTACCACGACGCTGGCGGGCATATTGACCTTCGCCGCCAGCTTCTGCGCAACCCGCTTCTCTCCGGTATTGGGCCTGGCGATTGGCGGCGCAACTTTCGCCATGCTGAGCGCCCGGCAGTCAATGCACGCACTGCTCAGGGGCATGGATGATCAGGAGATCGAAGGCGTCTCGCGCTTCCTGCTGGTCTCGCTCGTCATCCTGCCCCTGCTGCCGGATCGAGCGATGGGCCCCTATGAAGCCTGGAACCCGCGCAACATCTGGCTGGTCGTCGTGTTCGTCATCGGCCTGTCCTTCGCGGGCTATGCCCTGTCCCGGCGGCTGGGACAGGGCAGGAGCATTCTGCTGGTTGCGCTGACCGGCGCGATCGTATCTTCCACCGCCGTAACAGCCGAATATGCGCGGCGCCTGCGGGACGAACCCACCATTCGTGGCCCACTCGCCGCTGGCATCGCCATCGCTTCGATCGTGATGTTCGTCCGGGTTCAACTGCTGGCACTGGCGCTTATCCCCCGCGCGCTGCCGACCCTGGCCCTTACCATGGCGCCCGCAACGTTCGTCGCCATCTTGTTCGCCCTTTTCGCCTTCCGCCATCATCGCGGCGACAGCGCAAAGGTGAGCATCGCCAACCCGCTTGGCTTCGGCCCCGCGCTGATCCTGGCGGCCATGGTGATCGTGTTGTCGCTGGTGGCAAGATGGGCGCTCCATCATTTCGGGCAGCAGGGGATGGCGGTGGTGCTGACGCTCACCGGCATCTCCGATGTCGATGCGGCGGTCATCACCATGTCGGGACTGCCAGCCCATATGCTCAACGATCGGACCGCCGGGCTGTCACTGGGTGGCGCGGTGCTCGCCAACACGCTGGCCAAGGCCATCATGACAGTGGTGATCGGCTGGGGCCATGGCGGCGTCCGGGCATCGATCCCGCTCTTTGCAGCGTTGGGGACGGCAGCAGCCAGCATCCTGGCTTGGGCGATTGTCATCTGA
- a CDS encoding MBL fold metallo-hydrolase gives MPDDALAKATRQVITAQKAVPVIRSFFDAPTFTVTYVVRDAATRRAAVIDSVLTYDPASGRTSLDAAKPIIDYVEKEGLTVDWHLETHAHADHLSAAPYLQRQLGGKIAIGARIREVQQTFGKLFNAGAGFPHDGSQFDHLWQDGESFSIGDLPVTVLHVPGHTPACVAYVVGDAVFVGDTMFMPDYGTARADFPGGDARQLFRSLRRLLEMPPETRLFLCHDYLPEGRDHYLWETTVAEQRRHNVHAHDGISEDEFVAMREARDRTLDMPRLILPSVQVNMRAGRLPPPEDNGIVYLKIPVNQL, from the coding sequence ATGCCCGACGATGCACTCGCAAAGGCGACGCGGCAGGTGATCACGGCGCAAAAGGCCGTGCCCGTGATTCGGAGCTTTTTCGACGCTCCGACCTTCACAGTCACTTATGTCGTCCGCGATGCCGCAACCCGGCGCGCCGCCGTCATCGACAGTGTCCTCACCTATGATCCGGCGTCCGGCCGGACCAGCCTGGATGCCGCCAAACCCATCATCGATTATGTCGAAAAGGAAGGGCTGACGGTCGACTGGCATCTGGAAACGCACGCCCATGCCGATCATTTGTCGGCTGCCCCCTATCTTCAGCGCCAGCTCGGCGGCAAAATCGCCATCGGCGCGCGTATCCGGGAAGTGCAGCAGACGTTCGGCAAGCTGTTCAACGCGGGCGCCGGGTTCCCGCACGACGGATCACAGTTCGATCATCTCTGGCAGGATGGCGAAAGCTTCTCCATCGGCGATCTTCCCGTCACTGTGCTGCACGTTCCGGGTCACACGCCTGCTTGCGTCGCCTATGTCGTCGGCGATGCGGTGTTCGTGGGCGACACGATGTTCATGCCCGATTATGGCACCGCGCGTGCCGATTTCCCCGGCGGCGATGCGCGCCAGCTATTCCGGTCCCTCCGTCGTCTGCTGGAAATGCCGCCCGAAACGCGCCTCTTCCTGTGCCATGATTATCTGCCGGAGGGGCGCGACCATTATCTGTGGGAAACGACAGTCGCGGAGCAGCGCCGCCACAATGTCCACGCCCATGACGGCATCAGCGAAGATGAATTCGTCGCCATGCGCGAAGCGCGCGACCGCACGCTCGACATGCCGCGCCTCATCCTGCCGTCAGTGCAGGTGAACATGCGCGCGGGCCGCCTTCCGCCGCCAGAAGATAATGGCATCGTCTATCTCAAGATTCCGGTGAACCAGCTATGA
- a CDS encoding YeeE/YedE family protein — MIPAFPQAQPVEGLIGGLMIGIAAAIMLLGLGRIAGVSGLAARATGLADSGAPRNVAIAFIIGLPVGALIASLLSGGVPARFPSIGLLLIAGLIVGFGTRLGSGCTSGHGVCGVSRLSPRSLLATALFMASGFATVAVLRLTGAL, encoded by the coding sequence ATGATCCCCGCCTTCCCCCAAGCGCAACCCGTCGAAGGCCTGATTGGCGGCCTGATGATCGGCATCGCCGCCGCCATCATGCTGCTCGGCCTTGGCCGCATAGCAGGTGTCAGCGGCCTTGCGGCCCGCGCGACTGGGCTTGCTGACAGCGGAGCGCCGCGCAACGTCGCAATTGCCTTCATCATCGGCCTGCCTGTTGGCGCGCTTATCGCATCCTTGCTGTCGGGCGGAGTGCCGGCGCGCTTCCCTTCGATCGGGCTGTTGCTGATCGCCGGCCTCATCGTCGGCTTCGGCACGCGACTGGGGTCCGGCTGCACCAGCGGCCATGGCGTATGCGGCGTGTCCCGCCTCTCTCCCCGCTCTCTCCTCGCGACGGCGCTCTTCATGGCCAGCGGCTTTGCGACAGTCGCGGTTCTTCGCCTCACAGGTGCGCTATGA
- a CDS encoding host attachment family protein, translating into MKIAYGTILLVTDGSRMLVLRNEGDALNPELSVVAHRQIDNPPNREQLTDAPGVSFSSMGGTRSSYRQADIHQLREDRLAIEAAQVLAETVAGHEADIIVVAPPATLHILRDHYTPAIRKRLIAEVDKDLVKHPATDIVQILTKWPRRF; encoded by the coding sequence ATGAAAATCGCCTATGGAACGATCCTGCTCGTTACTGACGGTTCAAGGATGCTGGTGTTGAGGAATGAGGGCGACGCCCTTAACCCTGAACTGTCAGTCGTCGCCCATCGCCAGATCGACAACCCGCCTAATCGGGAACAGCTGACCGACGCGCCAGGCGTCAGCTTTTCCAGCATGGGCGGCACCAGAAGCAGCTACCGGCAGGCCGATATCCATCAACTGCGGGAAGATCGTTTGGCTATCGAAGCGGCACAAGTTCTAGCGGAAACCGTCGCCGGGCATGAAGCCGACATCATCGTCGTCGCACCACCGGCGACGCTTCATATCCTGCGGGACCATTATACCCCGGCGATCAGAAAAAGGCTGATCGCAGAAGTGGACAAAGACCTTGTCAAACATCCTGCGACCGACATCGTCCAGATTCTGACGAAGTGGCCGCGCAGGTTCTGA
- the mtnA gene encoding S-methyl-5-thioribose-1-phosphate isomerase: MNIDGSATRSIWVEADGRSVGIFDQRLLPWVLERMVLRSVEDAAVAIADMATRGAPLIGAVAAYGLAFGLREDASDAALAAAHARLVRTRPTAVNLRWALDRVSDAVRALAPADRAAAAFAEAGRICDEDVAMNRAIGEAGLPLIRALAERKGGQPVNILTHCNAGWLATVDWGTVTAPIYMAHDAAIPLHIWVDETRPRNQGALTAFELAAHGVPHSYIVDNAGGLLIQQGQVDMVIVGTDRVTANGDVCNKIGTYLKALAARAHDVPFYVALPSSTYDPATPDGASVPIEQRSADEIRFVSGTGEADRLTTVRLTGSPAYNPAFDITPAALVTGYVTDLQEISGNPIFPVDRLIRRA; this comes from the coding sequence ATGAACATCGACGGAAGCGCGACCCGATCGATCTGGGTGGAGGCCGATGGCCGCTCGGTCGGCATTTTCGACCAGCGCCTGCTTCCCTGGGTATTGGAGCGGATGGTCCTCCGCTCCGTGGAGGACGCCGCCGTCGCCATCGCCGACATGGCGACGCGTGGGGCGCCGCTGATCGGCGCGGTTGCGGCCTACGGCCTTGCCTTCGGCCTGCGTGAGGATGCGAGCGACGCCGCGCTCGCCGCCGCCCATGCGCGCCTGGTCCGGACGCGGCCCACCGCCGTCAATCTGCGCTGGGCGCTCGACCGGGTCAGCGATGCCGTGCGTGCCCTCGCGCCAGCGGATCGCGCCGCCGCCGCCTTTGCCGAGGCCGGGCGCATCTGCGACGAGGATGTGGCGATGAATCGCGCCATCGGGGAGGCGGGTCTGCCCCTGATCCGCGCCCTGGCGGAGCGCAAGGGCGGGCAGCCGGTCAACATATTGACCCATTGCAACGCCGGTTGGCTGGCGACGGTCGACTGGGGCACGGTCACCGCGCCCATCTACATGGCGCATGACGCCGCCATCCCGCTCCACATCTGGGTGGACGAGACGCGGCCGCGCAACCAGGGCGCGCTGACCGCCTTCGAACTGGCGGCGCATGGCGTGCCGCACAGTTATATCGTGGACAATGCGGGCGGCCTGCTGATCCAGCAGGGGCAGGTCGACATGGTGATCGTGGGCACGGACCGGGTGACGGCGAACGGCGACGTCTGCAACAAGATCGGCACTTATTTGAAGGCGCTCGCGGCCAGGGCGCATGACGTGCCCTTCTATGTCGCGCTGCCCTCCAGCACCTATGATCCGGCCACGCCCGACGGCGCATCGGTCCCCATCGAGCAACGCTCGGCCGATGAAATCCGCTTCGTCAGCGGAACGGGCGAAGCCGACCGCCTCACGACCGTCCGCCTGACCGGTTCGCCCGCCTATAATCCAGCCTTCGACATCACGCCCGCCGCTCTGGTCACGGGTTATGTGACGGATTTGCAGGAAATTTCCGGAAATCCTATTTTTCCTGTTGACCGACTCATTCGACGCGCCTAG